CCATATCTTTCAGCAGATAACCATCTGCACCGCGTTTCAGAGCGCTAACGACATCTTCTTCATGATTGGAAACGCTAAATACTACGATACGTCCGGATAGCGCTTTTTCCCGAAGACGGTCGAGCGTTTCCAGGCCATTAATCCCAGGCATATTGAGATCCAACAGAATAAGGTCAGGATCCAGCTCTTCGGCCATGATAACCCCGGTCTCACCGTTTCCGGCCTCACCGACCACGGTAATATCCGGGGCCATACTGATGAGTTGCTTAACGCCGGTGCGCAGCATCGGATGATCATCTATCAGTAAGATCGTCGCCGCTTCTTGATGACTCATTGTTTTCTCCTGTAATACGACTCAGAGGCTGCTGGTCGGGAATGAAATTTATTATAACTTCGGTACCGCCTCCGGGGCGGGCGTTGATATTGAAGTCGCCGCGCAGACTTTGGGTGCGGTCACGCATAATCACTAACCCGTAGTGATTGTTGCGTTCTGCACCATCGAATCCACGGCCATTATCCCAGATACAGACTCTGATGTGCTGATTAATTTGTGACACTGTCACGCCAGCCTGGCTACAGGCTGCATGTTTGTAACTATTATTTAGGGCTTCGCGTACCACCTGCACCACGTGAATGGCCTGGTGGGAAGGTACCCGGCGCGGCGGCAAATGGTAATCGAGCAGTACCGGCACGCCCATTTTTTCACTGAACTCCTGACAACTGCTTTCCAGAGCAGGTCGCAGTCCTGGCTCAGTCAGTTTTAGGCGGAAAGTCGTCAGTAACTCGCGAAGCTGACGCCAGGAGGTATTAATCTGTTCGCGAATTTGACCGAGCAGCGCTTTGCTGGCTTCCGGCAGTCCGCTATCCTGCATTTGCAGGCAACTGACTTGCATTTTCATACATGACAATGATTGGGCGATGGAATCATGCAGCTCCCGGGCAATAGTGGCGCGTTCTTCCATTACCATTAACTGTTGCTGACGCTCGGTTTGGCGTTCCTGAACCAGTGTCGAGGTAATCTGCTCCATCAGGGTATCGACAACCTGTTGTTGGTCCTGGGTCAGGATGGCATCTGCTGGCATCAGCGCCAGCACCAGTCCGTATTGACGATCACCATCTACCAGCCGCCACTTCAAAGTTCGGTAGCCATTGTTGAGCGTAGACTCATCAGAGTCGCGACTGAGCGTCAGTTCCGGATAGCGCTCCTCGTCTTCGGTTTCATAAACACGCAGCGTCATGGCATGCAAGGCGGTGAACTGCTCCAGCTCATTGAATATGGGCGCAATACGTTCAGCGATAGGCAAGGTCAAATGCAGGCGGCGGCTGGCTTCGTAGAGAAAACGCAGCATTTCATTTTTTAATGCCAGGCGCGCCGTTTTCTCAGCCACATGCTGTTCCAGCACCGCATAACTCGTTGCCAGTTCCCCGGACATACTGTTAAACGCCTGGCTCAGGGTGGCCATTTCATCGTGTCCTCGCAGACAGACGCGCTGGCTAAAATCGCGCTGGCCAACCGCATGCGCCATTCCCAGTAACTGTCGCCAGGGATTCAGTAGCCGCCTGCGTAACCAGACGATGGTGAATATCAGTATCAAGACCATCAGTGTGGCGAGTACTTTTTGCAGCAATACCATACGCTGAATGCTGAGTTCCGTTGCGTGGTCGAAGGCACTGACCAGGCGGTCTATCTGCCCGACAAATAATCCTATCTCATTGCGAACCTGATCCTGATGCCTGGCATCCAGCAGGCTAGGGCGCAGCGACTGTTGCCAGTACATCCGCAGCTCATGCAGATCGTTGACTCGCTTATCCCGCTCTGCGGCCTTTAGCAGTTCATCGCTGGATAAGTTTTCTTCCATCGCTGCTATCAAAGAGTGATCCGCTTTGCTGAGCGGCACCTCAGCCAGCAGGCGATAGCTTTGCATTCGCAGCGATCCGGCGATATTAATAGCGTGAGCGCTGCCCTGAATGCCTTGCGCTAGCCATCCGGCCAGCCCCATCCCCGCAAGGCCAGACAGCGCCAGGAGCAGGACGATTAAAACCAGCTGATTAGCAAGCGTAAGCGGTGTGAGCAAGCGTCTGAACATAGCGGATGTAACTCCGGCCAATCGAATTAGAGGGTAAGTTATTTTCCGGTAAGCGGTGGAGTATACCCATACCAATAAAGTATTACCCCCAAATATCCACATGATAGGATTTGTTTAACTTTATCCCCATGAGGGCAGAATTCACCCTACTGCATAAGGGGGTAATGGGTAATGCAATCTACCCATCTATGAGTAAGCCGAAAATTTAATCAATTATCACGATGCATTGCCATTGATTTACATCAACTTACCTGCGGCTGGCTCCACACTAATGTGGCGTCATCCTTTTTTACATTTTGGGGTAGTTATGACTCAGTCTTCTGTACCAGCGCGCAAGCAGGAAGCGCTTATTACTGAATGGCATCCGGAAGATACGGCATTCTGGCAACAGAAAGGGCATCGCATTGCCAGCCGCAACCTCTGGATTTCCGTTCCTTGCCTGTTACTCGCCTTCTGCGTTTGGATGTTGTTCAGCGCGGTGGCGGTTAATTTAAATAAAGTTGGTTTTAACTTCTCCACCGATCAGCTGTTTATGCTGACAGCACTGCCCGCCGTTTCCGGGGCGCTGCTGCGGGTACCTTACTCATTTATGGTGCCAATTCTCGGCGGACGTCGCTGGACTGCACTGAGTACTGGTATTCTGATTATTCCTTGCCTGTGGCTGGGTTTTGCCGTTCAGGATCCGAAAACTCCATACAGTGTTTTCGTCATTATCTCTTTGCTGTGCGGCTTTGCTGGCGCTAACTTTGCCTCCAGCATGGCGAATATCAGCTTCTTCTTCCCGAAAGAGAAACAGGGCGGCGCGTTGGGCATCAACGGCGGTCTTGGCAACATGGGCGTAAGCGTAATGCAGCTGGTGGCGCCTTTTGCTGTCTCTGTTTCCATGTTCGCTATGTTTGGCGGCACCGGGTTCCAGCTCAGCGATGGCAGCATGCTGTTCCTTGAGAATGCGGCCTGGGTTTGGGTATTGCCACTGGCTATATTCACGCTGGCAGCGTGGTTCGGTATGAACGACCTTGCCACTTCAAAAGCCTCTTTGCGCGAGCAGTTGCCGGTGCTTAAACGCGGCCATCTGTGGATCCTTAGCCTGCTTTATCTGGCAACCTTTGGCTCTTTTATCGGTTTTTCCGCCGGGTTTGCCATGCTGTCGAAGACACAGTTCCCAGATATCAACGTCATGCACTTTGCGTTCTTTGGGCCGTTCGTCGGTGCGCTGGCGCGCTCGATTGGGGGGGCTATCTCTGACCGCCTGGGCGGTATTCGGGTAACGCTGGTGAACTTCATCCTGATGGCGGTATTTAGTGCGCTGCTGTTTATGACTCTGCCGGCGGCGGGTCAGAGTGGTAACTTCATTGCGTTCTTTGGCGTATTCCTGATGCTGTTCCTGACCGCAGGTCTCGGCAGTGGTTCTACTTTCCAGATGATTGCGGTGATTTTCCGTAAGCTCACCATGGATAAAGTGAAAGCCGCAGGCGGTAGTGATGAAGATGCAATGCGTGAAGCTGCCACCGATACCGCAGCTGCGCTGGGCTTTATTTCCGCTATCGGCGCTATTGGCGGCTTCTTTATCCCGAAAGCGTTTGGTACTTCACTGGAAATGACCGGCTCCCCGGCGGGTGCGATGAAGGTATTCCTGGTGTTCTACATCGTTTGTGTGGCGGTGACCTGGCTGGTATACGGACGTAAATCGTCTCGTTAATCCCCGCTAAAGGTGAAAATAGAGCGTGGCCAGTGGGTCACGCTTTTTTATTGCCTGAAATAGTTACAACATACTTTTAATGTTTTAACACTTTGAGCCCATGGATTTGACCAGATATTAGTAAGTTAGCCATTTGTAAAACCTTTATACTCCCAAAGAACTTAAGCCTGTCTCTTAGTGCGAAAAGTGGGCAGTGCATCTAAATAAAACATTGTAATTCAATATGTTAATCGCGAGATTATAATACCACCAAGGTGGTAGTTAATTAATGCAGCTATTTTCATAACCCAGAGCGGGTTGATCGTCATCAAATCTCCTGAACTTTCTGCACGTTACCGTCGGCCTAAATTCCAGTAGTCCAGCAATGTCGATTATACGAAGAGCCGCAGGCTCCACATCAGGAGAACCCGATGAGTAAATTTCTTGATAGGTTTCGCTACTTCAGGCAGAAGGGCGAAACCTTTGCTGATGGTCACGGACAGGTACTTACCACCAACCGCGACTGGGAAGACGGTTACCGTCAGCGTTGGCAGCACGATAAGATAGTACGCTCCACTCACGGGGTTAACTGCACCGGCTCCTGTAGCTGGCAGATCTTCGTAAAAAATGGCCTTGTGACCTGGGAAACCCAGCAGACCGACTATCCGCGCACCCGTCCGGATATGCCAAATCACGAACCACGCGGCTGCCCACGCGGTGCCAGCTACTCATGGTATCTATATAGTGCCAACCGCCTGAAATATCCTCAGATGCGTAAGCGCCTGATGAAACTGTGGCGTGAAGCTAAAGCCCAGCACTCCGACCCGGTTGAAGCCTGGGGCTCCATTATGGAAGACCAGGAAAAAGCGCGTAGTTACAAGCAGGCGCGCGGCCGCGGTGGTTTTGTCCGCTCTTCCTGGCAGGAAGTTAACGAGCTGATTGCGGCTTCCAACGTCTGGACTATCAAGAAATTTGGCCCTGACCGTATCGCTGGATTCTCACCAATCCCAGCGATGTCGATGATCTCTTATGCTTCCGGCGCCCGTTATATTTCATTGCTGGGCGGTAGCTGCCTGAGCTTCTATGACTGGTACTGCGACCTTCCTCCAGCCTCTCCAATGACCTGGGGTGAGCAGACCGACGTTCCGGAATCTGCCGACTGGTATAACTCTAGCTACATCCTGGTTTGGGGCTCGAATGTTCCGCAGACCCGTACCCCAGACGCCCACTTCCTGACCGAGGTGCGCTACAAAGGGACCAAGACCGTCGCGATCACTCCAGACTACGCAGAAATCGCCAAGCTATGCGATCTGTGGCTGGCGCCTAAGCAAGGTACCGATAGCGCCATGGCGCTGGCGATGGGCCACGTCATGCTGCGTGAGTTCCACCTCGATAACCCAAGCAAATACTTCACTGATTACGTTCGTCGTTATACCGACATGCCGATGCTGGTTATGCTGGAAGAACGCGATGGGTTGCATATTCCAGGCCGCATGCTGCGCGC
This genomic interval from Salmonella enterica subsp. enterica serovar Choleraesuis contains the following:
- the narL gene encoding nitrate/nitrite response regulator protein NarL, with amino-acid sequence MSHQEAATILLIDDHPMLRTGVKQLISMAPDITVVGEAGNGETGVIMAEELDPDLILLDLNMPGINGLETLDRLREKALSGRIVVFSVSNHEEDVVSALKRGADGYLLKDMEPEDLLKALHQAAAGEMVLTETLTPVLAASLRANRAGSDRDVNQLTPRERDILKLIAQGLPNKMIARRLDITESTVKVHVKHLLKKMKLKSRVEAAVWVHQDRVF
- the narX gene encoding histidine kinase, which encodes MFRRLLTPLTLANQLVLIVLLLALSGLAGMGLAGWLAQGIQGSAHAINIAGSLRMQSYRLLAEVPLSKADHSLIAAMEENLSSDELLKAAERDKRVNDLHELRMYWQQSLRPSLLDARHQDQVRNEIGLFVGQIDRLVSAFDHATELSIQRMVLLQKVLATLMVLILIFTIVWLRRRLLNPWRQLLGMAHAVGQRDFSQRVCLRGHDEMATLSQAFNSMSGELATSYAVLEQHVAEKTARLALKNEMLRFLYEASRRLHLTLPIAERIAPIFNELEQFTALHAMTLRVYETEDEERYPELTLSRDSDESTLNNGYRTLKWRLVDGDRQYGLVLALMPADAILTQDQQQVVDTLMEQITSTLVQERQTERQQQLMVMEERATIARELHDSIAQSLSCMKMQVSCLQMQDSGLPEASKALLGQIREQINTSWRQLRELLTTFRLKLTEPGLRPALESSCQEFSEKMGVPVLLDYHLPPRRVPSHQAIHVVQVVREALNNSYKHAACSQAGVTVSQINQHIRVCIWDNGRGFDGAERNNHYGLVIMRDRTQSLRGDFNINARPGGGTEVIINFIPDQQPLSRITGENNESSRSGDDLTDR
- a CDS encoding MFS transporter, with protein sequence MTQSSVPARKQEALITEWHPEDTAFWQQKGHRIASRNLWISVPCLLLAFCVWMLFSAVAVNLNKVGFNFSTDQLFMLTALPAVSGALLRVPYSFMVPILGGRRWTALSTGILIIPCLWLGFAVQDPKTPYSVFVIISLLCGFAGANFASSMANISFFFPKEKQGGALGINGGLGNMGVSVMQLVAPFAVSVSMFAMFGGTGFQLSDGSMLFLENAAWVWVLPLAIFTLAAWFGMNDLATSKASLREQLPVLKRGHLWILSLLYLATFGSFIGFSAGFAMLSKTQFPDINVMHFAFFGPFVGALARSIGGAISDRLGGIRVTLVNFILMAVFSALLFMTLPAAGQSGNFIAFFGVFLMLFLTAGLGSGSTFQMIAVIFRKLTMDKVKAAGGSDEDAMREAATDTAAALGFISAIGAIGGFFIPKAFGTSLEMTGSPAGAMKVFLVFYIVCVAVTWLVYGRKSSR